A stretch of Desulfurivibrio alkaliphilus AHT 2 DNA encodes these proteins:
- a CDS encoding transposase, whose amino-acid sequence MALSADTRPHFTTIAAFVSSLDREIVHLFRDVLLVCDEMGLIGKEMFAIDGCKLPSNASKEWSGTRADFEKKAAKLEQVIGQMLSRHREQDQAQGDQNLATREEQYVATLQKRARKIREWLKDHDDKPGKTGKPKKSNITDNESAKMKTSHGVIQGYDGVTTVDGKHQVIVHAEAFGEAQEHDLLQPMVDATREHFRAIGKDEDVFRSAKLTADSGFHTEANMKMLASAEIDAYVADNRFRKRDPRFVDADRYKERHRQERAKLKGRSGLFSTADFVFPEDLSHCLCPAGKRLYRSGHNVEVRGFVATKFKGSKTNCLPCQLRRKCLRHPERTEIRQVAYFHGRSAQGRDTFTERMKRKIDSKVGRALYSLRVAIAEPPFAHICRVMGRDRFTLRGRRKVNAQWNLFCIVHNLQKVARYGPGFA is encoded by the coding sequence ATGGCTCTGTCTGCCGATACCCGGCCCCACTTCACCACCATTGCCGCCTTTGTCTCGTCGCTGGATCGGGAGATTGTCCACCTGTTCCGGGATGTGCTGCTGGTCTGCGACGAGATGGGGCTGATCGGCAAGGAGATGTTCGCCATCGACGGTTGCAAGCTGCCGAGCAACGCCAGCAAAGAGTGGAGCGGTACCAGGGCGGATTTCGAGAAGAAAGCGGCCAAGCTGGAGCAGGTAATCGGCCAGATGCTCAGCCGCCACCGGGAACAGGATCAGGCCCAAGGCGACCAGAACCTGGCGACCCGGGAAGAACAGTACGTGGCGACCCTGCAAAAACGCGCCCGCAAGATCCGGGAATGGCTGAAAGACCACGACGACAAGCCGGGCAAGACCGGCAAACCCAAAAAGAGCAACATCACCGACAACGAGTCGGCCAAGATGAAGACTTCCCACGGGGTGATCCAGGGCTATGACGGAGTGACCACGGTGGACGGCAAGCACCAAGTGATCGTCCATGCCGAGGCCTTCGGCGAGGCCCAGGAACACGATCTGCTCCAGCCGATGGTCGATGCCACCCGGGAGCACTTCCGAGCCATTGGCAAGGATGAGGACGTTTTCCGGTCGGCCAAGCTGACCGCCGATAGCGGTTTCCATACGGAAGCCAACATGAAGATGCTGGCTTCCGCCGAAATTGACGCCTACGTGGCGGACAACCGTTTCCGCAAACGCGACCCCCGCTTTGTCGATGCCGACCGCTACAAGGAGCGTCACCGGCAGGAAAGGGCCAAGCTGAAGGGCCGAAGCGGCCTGTTTTCCACCGCCGACTTTGTCTTTCCCGAAGACCTGAGCCACTGCTTATGTCCGGCCGGCAAACGCCTGTATCGCAGCGGCCATAACGTGGAAGTTCGGGGCTTTGTGGCCACCAAGTTCAAGGGCAGCAAAACCAATTGCCTGCCCTGCCAACTGCGCCGTAAATGCCTGCGTCACCCCGAGCGGACCGAGATCCGGCAGGTCGCTTACTTCCACGGCCGTTCAGCCCAGGGCCGAGATACCTTCACCGAACGAATGAAGCGGAAAATCGATTCCAAAGTCGGGCGGGCCTTGTACAGCCTGCGGGTGGCCATCGCCGAGCCACCCTTTGCCCATATCTGCCGGGTGATGGGCCGGGATCGTTTCACCCTGCGGGGCCGCCGGAAGGTAAACGCCCAATGGAACCTCTTCTGCATAGTCCACAACCTGCAGAAGGTGGCGCGTTATGGGCCGGGATTTGCCTGA